A single region of the Chrysoperla carnea chromosome 5, inChrCarn1.1, whole genome shotgun sequence genome encodes:
- the LOC123300296 gene encoding nuclear speckle splicing regulatory protein 1 — protein MSKQYGLITSGKNSDSKPKVFGSDSDSGDDAEKNVPTAAQQNVIRRQDLIAQQKALEEDPTVYQYDEVYDEMDEKKKQSKLARKDVEKKPKYINRLLQSAARRKRENELRIERQVQKDRLAEGDTYKDKEEFVTSAYRKKLEELRELEEQEKREEYLEKIGDVTKQEDLGGFYRHLYEQKMKKDSDDDDNTSDKDKKKKASSDKSESEEEKTNDKKRSDSKSNKESKKETTKDRKYRKRDESESENSESENHSKQKRHLQSNLDADSDFSIESTDSEKEDKKSHQKEKIKKESNSDKEEKPIKKSKNDPPLEFEPESKKKSSNDDVKPPVIKKQKVDIWKKRTVGDVFDDALQRYYERKNARLNG, from the exons atgtccaAACA atACGGTTTAATCACTTCAGGGAAAAATTCAGATTCAAAACCCAAAGTGTTTGGATCTGATAGTGATTCAGGCGATGATGCAGAAAAAAATGTGCCTACTGCAGCCCAACAAAACGTAATACGCCGACAAGACTTAATTGCTCAACAAAAAGCTTTAGAAGAAGATCCTACCGTGTATCAATATGATGAAGTGTACGATGAAATGGACGAGAAAAAAAAGCAATCAAAACTGGCTCGTAAAGATGTTGAGAAAAAACCAAAGTATATAAATCGGTTATTACAGTCAGCAGCACGAAGAAAACGGGAGAATGAGCTCCGTATTGAAAGGCAAGTACAAAAAGATAGGCTTGCTGAAGGTGATACGTATAAAGATAAAGAAGAGTTTGTAACGTCTGCTTACCGAAAAAAGTTAGAAGAATTGAGAGAATTAGAAGAACAAGAAAAAAGAGaagaatatttggaaaaaattggtGATGTTACAAAACAAGAAGATTTAGGAGGATTCTATAGACATTTATACgaacagaaaatgaaaaaagacagtgatgatgatgataatacAAGTGACaaagataagaaaaagaaaGCGTCTTCCGATAAGTCAGAAAGCGAGgaagaaaaaacaaatgataaaaaaagatcaGATAGTAAATCAAATAAGGAGAGCAAAAAAGAGACCAcaaaagatagaaaatatagaaaacgCGATGAATCTGAATCGGAAAATTCAGAGTCTGAGAATCATTCAAAACAGAAACGTCATTTACAATCGAATTTAGATGCTGATTCTGATTTCAGTATTGAATCCACTGATAGTGAGAAAGAAGATAAGAAATCACatcagaaagaaaaaataaagaaagaatCGAATAGTGATAAAGAagaaaaaccaattaaaaaatccaaaaacgaCCCACCTTTAGAATTTGAACCGGAAAGTAAAAAGAAATCATCTAACGATGATGTTAAACCACCggttatcaaaaaacaaaaagttgacATTTGGAAAAAACGAACTGTTGGAGATGTATTTGACGATGCTCTTCAACGGTACTATGAACGTAAAAATGCAAGACTCAACGGATAG